In a single window of the Acidimicrobiia bacterium genome:
- a CDS encoding ABC transporter ATP-binding protein translates to MARQPVMIEPALEPSDWAADEVAPPLVVWCQGVRRRFGDRVVLDGIDLELHANEFVALLGRSGTGKSTLLRALAGLDDGIEGQALVPRRRAVVFQDARLLPWARVIDNVALGLRAADATVLARNALREVELDGHERDWPKTLSGGESQRVALARALVREPALLLLDEPFGALDALTRIRMHTLLDRLCERHKPAVLLVTHDVDEAILLADRVLVLSDGRVTLDVPVAVDRPRRRTDPHFAALRSRLLGELGVDELVESR, encoded by the coding sequence ATGGCGCGCCAGCCGGTGATGATCGAGCCCGCACTCGAACCGAGTGATTGGGCGGCCGACGAGGTTGCGCCGCCGCTCGTCGTGTGGTGCCAGGGAGTGCGGCGGAGGTTCGGCGATCGCGTCGTGCTCGACGGGATCGACCTCGAGCTGCACGCGAACGAGTTCGTCGCGCTGCTCGGCCGTAGCGGAACCGGCAAGAGCACGCTGTTGCGCGCACTCGCCGGTCTCGACGACGGCATCGAGGGTCAGGCGCTCGTGCCGCGCCGGCGCGCGGTGGTGTTCCAGGACGCGCGCCTCCTGCCGTGGGCTCGCGTGATCGACAACGTCGCGCTCGGTCTGCGCGCGGCCGACGCCACGGTGCTCGCTCGCAACGCGCTTCGTGAAGTCGAGCTCGACGGTCACGAACGCGATTGGCCGAAGACGCTGTCCGGCGGTGAATCGCAACGCGTCGCGCTCGCACGCGCGCTCGTCCGCGAGCCCGCGCTGCTGCTGCTCGACGAGCCGTTCGGCGCGCTCGACGCGCTCACGCGGATCCGGATGCACACGCTGCTCGACCGGCTCTGCGAGCGCCACAAGCCCGCGGTGCTGCTGGTGACGCACGACGTCGACGAGGCGATCCTGCTCGCCGACCGCGTGCTCGTGCTCTCCGACGGCCGCGTCACGCTCGACGTTCCGGTCGCCGTCGACCGCCCCCGCCGGCGCACCGATCCGCACTTCGCCGCGCTCCGCTCGCGCCTCCTCGGCGAGCTCGGCGTCGACGAGC